The sequence AAGCTCGTCTCGAAGAAATGCTTGAGGTCGAGCTTTACTTCGTGGATGGTGATCGATTCGATACGCAAGAGGGGCTACCAGGGGAGGTACTTGCCGATGGCGTCGATTCTCGATAAATCGACGTAGATGACAGTGGCCATGAGAAGCAGCAACATCACCAGGCCGACTTGCAAGATTCTTTCCTTGACCTGAAGGCTGAAGTCACGACCCGCCAGGCCCTCGAGAGCGATGATCGCCATATGCCCGCCGTCGAGCAGGGGAATGGGCAGTAGATTCAATATCCCCAGATTGATGCTCAGGAAGGCGACGAAGAGGAACAAGGCTCTCGCCCCCCTCCTCGCCGTCTCGCCGGACGCCTCGGCGATGCCGATCGGGCCGGACATCTGCCGAACCGACGCTTGTCCCGTGACCAGTCTTCCCAGGACGACGTAGAGCAGGCGAATCAGCCGCCCGCTTTCGTTCACCGCGGCGCCGAGCGCCAGAACCGGGTTTCGAATCTGATGAGTTACCGTGGGGGCCGAGTCGAACTGGATTCCGATGAGCCAACGGTCGTTCGCGCGTTTGGGCGTCAGCTCGAAGTCTATCGTCTCGTTATCACGAAGAACCGAGAGCGAGACTCTCTCGCCACCTTTGGACTCGATCGCGTCGATGAGCTCTTCGAAGTGGAAGATCGGCTTGTCGTCCACTCGGGTGATGATGTCGCCTTCCTGCATTCCCGCTGCCTTTGCGGGAAAGTCGTCGGACAGGCTCGTCACCTTGGGCTGCACCGGAGGCAACAAACCCGTGTAGGGGATCTGGTCCTCGGTTCTGGTCTCGACGAGTACGTCCTTCTCGATGCGCTCTCCGTCTCGAAGAAGAGTCAGCGTCAGGGTGTCGTTGGCGTGCACGATGAAGGCATCGATCGCGTCGCTCCAGGTATCGATCGACGAGCCATCAATCGCAACGATCTGGTCCCCCGGTCGCACGCCGGAACGGGCCGCGGGCGAGTCCTCGGCGACGAAGCGGACGAAGGCCGGATCGTCGAGTCCCGCGGGCTTTTCCATGCCGACCATGAACAGGATGGTGAGAATGCCAATGGTGAGAACGAGGTTCATCAGCGGACCGGCGAAATAGATCGCGAGACGCTCCCATTTGGTGCGGCTCATGAACTCCCGGGGATCGCCGGTGGCGTCGATGGGATTGTCCCCCGCCATTTTGACGTAGCCACCGATGGGCAGGAGGCACAACTGGTATTCGGTGTCGCCCCACTTTCGCCCGATGAGCTTGGGTGGAAAGCCGAAGGAGAAGACCTTAACGCGAACCCCGATGATCTTCGCCGTAAAGAAATGGCCGGCTTCGTGAAAGAGAACGACCAGCCCGAAAACGAAGGCGAAGGCGAGCAAAGTGGTCATCAGTACACTATTTTAGCGCGCTCCCGGGACTTTTTGCGCGAGCTGTTAATTTGCCGAGGCGTAGGCGCCGAGCAGGCGTTCGGCCTCCTCTCGTGCCCAGCGGTCCGCGTCGATCACGACCGAAAGATCTTCGGCAGGCTTCGGAGCATGGCGGGACAGCGTCTCGGCGAGGACCTCGCCAATGGTCAAAAAGCCGATACGGCGCTCGAGGAACGCGGCCACGGCGACCTCGTTTGCGGCATTGAGGACGGCCGGCGCGGTGTCACCGAGCTCGAGGGCGCGGTAGGCGAGTGCGAGGCAAGGAAAGCGCTCGAAGTCGGGAGGCTCGAAATCCAGTTTCATCGGCGTTTCCAGGTCGAGGGGGCTGAGGCCGCTATCCAATCGTTCGGGATACGTGAGGGCGTATTGAATGGGCAGCCTCATGTCGGTGACGCCGAGTTGGGCGATCAGCGAGCCGTCCTCGAACTCCACCATCGAATGTACGGTCGATTGCGGATGCACGACGACTCGAATGCGATCGGGGGACGCGCCAAACAGCCAACGGGCCTCGATGACTTCGAGACCCTTGTTCATCATCGTCGCGGAATCGATCGTGATCTTCTGACCCATCTGCCATGTGGGATGCTTCAACGCTTGCTCGGGAGTGACCTCGCGCATCTCCGCGAGGCTGAGGTTGCGGAAAGGGCCACCGGAGGCCGTGAGCCAGATTCGGCGTAACCGCTCGGAACGGCCCGCGAGACACTGGTGGATCGCATTGTGCTCGCTGTCCACCGGCAGGAGTGAGGCACCGGAGCGGCGGACCGCTTCCATCATGAGCCGGCCGGCCATCACCAGGGTCTCCTTGTTCGCCAGGGCCACGACCTTCCCCGCCTCGATGGATTCGAGCGTGGGAACGAGCCCGACGGCGCCCACGGTGGCGGAGACGACGAGCTCCACATCGGGGTGAGTTGCCACTTCGACGAGACCCTCGACCCCACTCTTGACCTGCACGCCATCGAGCTCGGTTCGAAGCCTTCGGGCATCCGCCTCCTCGACCACGCTGACGAGCTCCGGGCGGTGGGCGGCGATTTGATCCCGGAAGGTCTCGATATTCCTTCCCGCCGCCAGTCCCACGACTCGAAACCGTCGCGGGAACCGCTCGATCACACGAAGGGTACTCCTCCCGATCGATCCCGTTGATCCGAGAATGGCGACGCCCTTCACGATAGTGGGAATATTCTAAGCGATCACGACGTCCACTTCACGTAAACGAAAAGCACCGGCGCCGCGAAGAGGAGGCTGTCGATGCGGTCGAGAAGGCCGCCGTGGCCGGGCAGCAGGTGGGATGTGTCTTTCACACCCGCCGAACGTTTCAGTAGCGATTCGAAGAGATCGCCGAGCACTCCCGAAAGCGACAAAACGAAGCCGAGTGCCAGGGCGCGCGCGGGCGAGAGCCACGTAACGTAAGACGCTTGCAGGGCGGCCGCGGTCACGACCGAACCGAGAAGACCACCCGCCAAACCTTCGATCGTCTTCTTGGGGCTCAACACCGGAGCGAGGCGATGCTTTCCCAGCGCCCGGCCCGCGTAGAAGGCGCAGGCATCCCCCATCATGATCACCGCCAGGAGGAAGATGACCCACAGCCGCGCCTGGTGATCCGTGGGAGCGGTTCGCAGCCAGACAACGCTTCCAAGAGGCGCGCCCAGATAGAACGCCCCGAAGACCGTGGCCGCAATGCTGACGTTGGTGCCTCGGACCGGTCCGAGCGCGAGGACGGCGGCGACACCGATCACGATGGCGGCCACGGGCAGGAGGTCCTGGAAGAGAGGGAAACGGGGGTGAAACGCCAGAGTCGTCACCGCGACCACGAGATAGCCGACGGGGAGCGGAGGACCGCCCACGTCCGCCATCAGCCGCGCGAGCTCCCGATAGGCAGCGAGTGCGACGCCGAGAACCAGCGCAACGAACAATGTGGCGGAGCCTGCCAGGATGATGACAAGCAGCAGAGGAACACCGATGGCAGCGGTCAGAATTCGAGTCATCGCTCGAATGGGTCGTGGCGAATCAGGCCGTGCTGCGGGCCGCGATCCCTCCGTAGCGCCGCTCTCGTTTCTGGAAGGCGATGATGGCTTCGAAGAGGTCGCGCTTCCGGAAGTCTGGCCAGAGGGTTTCCGTCACCCATATCTCGGCATAGGCGATTTGCCAGAGAAGAAAGTTCGAGACACGCATCTCACCGCTCGTTCGGATCAGAAGGTCCGGATCGGCGATTCCGGCAGTGTAGAGCTTCGCTGCGAGGAGGGTTTCGTCGACCCGGGGGGCTTCGCCGCGCTCGACGGCCTCGTCGACGATGGCCTGACAGGCGTCGACGATCTCGGCGCGGCCACCGTAGTTGAGAGCCACGTTGAAGAGAAGCCCGCGATTGTTCCGAGTCATCTCCATTCCGTTGTGAAGCTCTTCTACGACATCGGAGGGGAGGTTCTGCAATCGGCCAAGCACTCGAAACCGGACGTCGTTCGCCATCAATGTGGGAAGCTCGAGATGCAGGTACTGCTTGAGAAGCTTCATCAGGACCTCGACCTCGCTCTTCGGCCGCTTCCAGTTCTCGACCGAGAATGCATAGAGAGTGAGAACCGACAGGTCAAGTCGCGCGCAAGTTTCGACGGCCTCGCGTACCGATGCGATGCCGGCCAGATGGCCCTCCACCCGGGGAAGCTCGCGCCGGTGTGCCCAGCGCCCGTTACCGTCCATGATGACCGCGATATGCCGGGGAAGCCGGTCGAGGTCGATCCGCTCGAACAGCTCACGTTCGATTGAGCCCTCGGCGGTGACTTCGAGAATGTCCTGCCGGCTCATATCCGTCGATCACCGAACTTTAGCACATCGGCGTCGGAATCGCTGACGACCGGACGCGAATTCAGAAACCCTTGAGCGTGAATGATTTCCATTGAGACGGTTCCTATTGGACGTGTGGCACCTGTCGGGATCGCTTACACACCGAAGGCGCGGTTTGCGGACCGCGAGGTCCGTAGTCTGATTGTTTGCAGCAGATAGCAGCATTCTGATGGCATGGCACGATCGTTGCAAAACTTCGGTTCGTCTCGGGTCTGGAGACGTCAATGCGTCTGCGCGTGCCGACCCGAAGCTCCTTCGCGCCGGGAGGTTTGGATTTAGGATTTGCGCCGGGACCACGCCTGACCACTCGGCCCCTCGGCAGGCCCTTCTCCTCTCCAGGGGGGAGAAGGGCACCGCCGTAACTCTCGGATTCAAGCTAGAACCCCAAACGGGTCGCGATCTTCTTCAGGATCACGCGGTCGTCCTCGGACAATCTCATGGCGATCAGGAGGATTCCGTAGGCGAGGCACAGGAGTGGACCCATCAGAAGGAGCTGCGCCATGGGTTGGTCGGTCCAAAAGCCATGCTGGAGGTAGGCCGTCAGGCTGCCGGCGACAAGGATGGCGACGATCGGTTTCAGGGTCGGTTTGCCGAAGGGCAACAGCCCGTCGAAGAGGAAAAACACTTGGAATAGTCGCAACGTGTTGTTGATGACGATCGTGATGGTTCCCGCCAGCGCTGCGCCCACCAATTGGAACTTCGGTACCAGCAGGACCGCCAACCCGATGGTACTGACCAGATAGACGATCGAGTTCAGAAGCCCCAGTCGTGAGTATCCCGTCATGTTGATGACGGTTCCGCAAACGCCGGTACTGACGTTGAACATCGCCCCGGCGGCAAGGATGATCAACCCGTTCGCGCCGGCGGTGAACTCCGAGCCGAAGATCGACAACAGAGTCTCGGCGAAGAGGACGATGGTCGCAAAAATCGGGAGATTGATGGTCAAAGCCCATTTGGAGGTCACTTGATAGAAGCGTTTGAGCTCGTCCGATGATCCCGTGCTGTGGAGCTCTGAGATGATTGGCGCCGAGATCGTACGGATCGAATCGAATGCCATGTTGCCAATCGCGCTCAAGGGCAGGATGGCGCCATAGATGCCAACATCTCGCATCACCCCGAAATATCCCAGGAAGAGCGTCTCCACGTGTCTCCCGAAGCGATTCAAGAGCCGTTGGAAATAGAGGGGCACCGAGAAGGCAAAAAGAGCCCTCAATTCCCGTTTCGCATCCCGTCGGCGCGAGGACGGAAACAGCCGATTGGCGAAGGCGAAAGCAATCGACACGGATCCGATCGCGGCCAACACGTAGCCGATCGCCAATCCGGTGATACCGAAACCAAGAACCAGGAGGGCAACGGCCAGGAGGAGCTTTATCAAATTGAATCCGATGTCGTCGGCATAGGTTCCGCATTGCACCTGCTTGAAGCCGGCACAGATAGCACCGAGCGCGGTGGTCACGACTCGGATCGGAATCGCCAAAACCATGATTTGCAAAACCG comes from Vicinamibacteria bacterium and encodes:
- the rseP gene encoding RIP metalloprotease RseP; amino-acid sequence: MTTLLAFAFVFGLVVLFHEAGHFFTAKIIGVRVKVFSFGFPPKLIGRKWGDTEYQLCLLPIGGYVKMAGDNPIDATGDPREFMSRTKWERLAIYFAGPLMNLVLTIGILTILFMVGMEKPAGLDDPAFVRFVAEDSPAARSGVRPGDQIVAIDGSSIDTWSDAIDAFIVHANDTLTLTLLRDGERIEKDVLVETRTEDQIPYTGLLPPVQPKVTSLSDDFPAKAAGMQEGDIITRVDDKPIFHFEELIDAIESKGGERVSLSVLRDNETIDFELTPKRANDRWLIGIQFDSAPTVTHQIRNPVLALGAAVNESGRLIRLLYVVLGRLVTGQASVRQMSGPIGIAEASGETARRGARALFLFVAFLSINLGILNLLPIPLLDGGHMAIIALEGLAGRDFSLQVKERILQVGLVMLLLLMATVIYVDLSRIDAIGKYLPW
- a CDS encoding 1-deoxy-D-xylulose-5-phosphate reductoisomerase, yielding MKGVAILGSTGSIGRSTLRVIERFPRRFRVVGLAAGRNIETFRDQIAAHRPELVSVVEEADARRLRTELDGVQVKSGVEGLVEVATHPDVELVVSATVGAVGLVPTLESIEAGKVVALANKETLVMAGRLMMEAVRRSGASLLPVDSEHNAIHQCLAGRSERLRRIWLTASGGPFRNLSLAEMREVTPEQALKHPTWQMGQKITIDSATMMNKGLEVIEARWLFGASPDRIRVVVHPQSTVHSMVEFEDGSLIAQLGVTDMRLPIQYALTYPERLDSGLSPLDLETPMKLDFEPPDFERFPCLALAYRALELGDTAPAVLNAANEVAVAAFLERRIGFLTIGEVLAETLSRHAPKPAEDLSVVIDADRWAREEAERLLGAYASAN
- a CDS encoding phosphatidate cytidylyltransferase, with translation MTRILTAAIGVPLLLVIILAGSATLFVALVLGVALAAYRELARLMADVGGPPLPVGYLVVAVTTLAFHPRFPLFQDLLPVAAIVIGVAAVLALGPVRGTNVSIAATVFGAFYLGAPLGSVVWLRTAPTDHQARLWVIFLLAVIMMGDACAFYAGRALGKHRLAPVLSPKKTIEGLAGGLLGSVVTAAALQASYVTWLSPARALALGFVLSLSGVLGDLFESLLKRSAGVKDTSHLLPGHGGLLDRIDSLLFAAPVLFVYVKWTS
- a CDS encoding isoprenyl transferase, with the protein product MSRQDILEVTAEGSIERELFERIDLDRLPRHIAVIMDGNGRWAHRRELPRVEGHLAGIASVREAVETCARLDLSVLTLYAFSVENWKRPKSEVEVLMKLLKQYLHLELPTLMANDVRFRVLGRLQNLPSDVVEELHNGMEMTRNNRGLLFNVALNYGGRAEIVDACQAIVDEAVERGEAPRVDETLLAAKLYTAGIADPDLLIRTSGEMRVSNFLLWQIAYAEIWVTETLWPDFRKRDLFEAIIAFQKRERRYGGIAARSTA
- a CDS encoding polysaccharide biosynthesis C-terminal domain-containing protein, coding for VLQIMVLAIPIRVVTTALGAICAGFKQVQCGTYADDIGFNLIKLLLAVALLVLGFGITGLAIGYVLAAIGSVSIAFAFANRLFPSSRRRDAKRELRALFAFSVPLYFQRLLNRFGRHVETLFLGYFGVMRDVGIYGAILPLSAIGNMAFDSIRTISAPIISELHSTGSSDELKRFYQVTSKWALTINLPIFATIVLFAETLLSIFGSEFTAGANGLIILAAGAMFNVSTGVCGTVINMTGYSRLGLLNSIVYLVSTIGLAVLLVPKFQLVGAALAGTITIVINNTLRLFQVFFLFDGLLPFGKPTLKPIVAILVAGSLTAYLQHGFWTDQPMAQLLLMGPLLCLAYGILLIAMRLSEDDRVILKKIATRLGF